A genome region from Marinifilum sp. JC120 includes the following:
- a CDS encoding sugar ABC transporter substrate-binding protein, which translates to MSLKRFLTVITLFFILLPTIPVEAGKYYTLDEYIKLHPGEKFLEKNFNKLVKNNYVKRLDQQFSPEIAVVCPGKQISDYWRRSCRSFENRLKQYGVHPRIHKFFIKPTDTLAKQSAAFQKALETNPDYLVFTLDASRHQRMIESILITGKPKVILQNITTPLKIWEGKQPFMYVGFDHAQGSQMLAKYFARKTGGHGKYAIFLPDPGYLNKERGETFISHMDNYTSLKLVAVFRTGIDKEKARLAAIRIAEHHPDIKFIYACSTDIALGAIEGLREKGMLDRIMVNGWGGGSPEIEAIKKGEMEVTVMRINDDSGVAMADAIVLDMLEKKSQIPLVFSGRFEILDKRVSPKRLQQLQQESFRYSGN; encoded by the coding sequence ATGAGTCTCAAACGATTCCTCACCGTCATAACACTCTTTTTCATTCTGCTTCCCACCATCCCGGTCGAAGCCGGGAAATACTATACCCTCGACGAATATATCAAATTACATCCCGGTGAAAAATTTCTAGAAAAAAATTTTAATAAACTTGTTAAAAATAATTATGTTAAACGGCTGGACCAACAATTCAGCCCTGAAATAGCTGTTGTATGTCCGGGAAAACAGATATCCGACTACTGGCGCAGAAGCTGTAGATCTTTCGAAAACAGGCTCAAGCAATACGGCGTCCACCCCCGCATTCATAAATTTTTCATCAAACCGACCGACACATTGGCCAAACAGTCCGCAGCTTTCCAAAAAGCCCTGGAAACTAATCCTGATTATCTGGTTTTTACCCTTGATGCCTCACGCCATCAACGGATGATCGAATCGATCCTCATCACCGGAAAGCCGAAAGTAATACTCCAGAACATCACCACCCCGCTTAAAATCTGGGAAGGTAAACAGCCGTTCATGTATGTAGGATTCGACCATGCGCAAGGATCGCAAATGCTCGCAAAATACTTTGCCCGCAAAACCGGAGGACACGGCAAGTATGCAATATTCCTCCCGGACCCCGGGTATCTGAACAAAGAAAGGGGGGAAACTTTCATTTCACACATGGACAACTACACCTCCCTGAAATTAGTTGCAGTATTCCGCACTGGAATCGACAAAGAGAAAGCCCGACTGGCAGCAATAAGGATTGCTGAACACCACCCAGACATTAAATTCATATATGCCTGCTCCACCGACATAGCCCTCGGAGCCATTGAAGGGTTGCGGGAAAAAGGAATGCTGGACCGGATCATGGTTAACGGCTGGGGCGGAGGGTCACCGGAAATAGAAGCAATTAAAAAAGGAGAGATGGAAGTCACGGTGATGCGCATCAACGATGACAGCGGGGTCGCTATGGCTGATGCTATCGTTCTTGATATGCTTGAAAAAAAATCTCAAATCCCCCTTGTATTTTCCGGCAGGTTTGAAATACTGGATAAAAGAGTAAGTCCAAAACGGCTGCAACAGTTGCAACAAGAGAGCTTCCGTTACTCCGGAAACTAA
- a CDS encoding VUT family protein, with translation MLSSTFERKAFTLLTSLFIGSLVMAAVVSTKIINIFGFYAPAGVLAYSVTFIVSDIISEIWGKERANEVIHCGFFALLTAIVLSWAALHWTPAPFWHGQEGFASVLGNTPRIVLASLIAYLVSQTNDVWLFHLLRRITKGNHLWLRNNLSTIVSQLIDSTIFVTIAFYGVMPVTDIIIGQWVAKVCIAFLDTPLVYAGVSLLRQRTPQAAAT, from the coding sequence ATGCTCTCTTCTACATTTGAACGCAAAGCGTTCACTCTTCTCACGAGCCTTTTCATCGGCTCGCTGGTCATGGCCGCAGTTGTATCAACCAAGATCATCAACATCTTCGGGTTTTACGCTCCCGCCGGAGTTCTCGCTTACTCCGTCACTTTTATTGTCTCAGATATCATCAGCGAAATCTGGGGAAAGGAACGGGCAAACGAAGTCATCCATTGCGGATTCTTCGCCCTGCTCACCGCCATCGTCCTGTCATGGGCCGCACTGCACTGGACACCCGCGCCCTTCTGGCACGGACAGGAAGGTTTTGCCAGTGTGCTCGGCAACACCCCGCGCATTGTTCTGGCCTCCCTCATCGCCTATCTGGTCAGCCAGACCAATGATGTCTGGCTCTTTCACCTGCTGCGCAGAATAACCAAAGGAAACCATCTTTGGCTACGTAACAACCTTTCGACCATTGTATCCCAGCTCATTGATTCAACCATCTTTGTTACCATAGCTTTCTACGGGGTCATGCCCGTTACCGACATCATAATCGGTCAATGGGTCGCCAAAGTCTGCATTGCCTTTCTGGACACCCCGTTGGTCTATGCCGGAGTGAGTCTGCTCAGACAGCGCACACCGCAAGCCGCAGCCACCTAA
- the queF gene encoding NADPH-dependent 7-cyano-7-deazaguanine reductase QueF has translation MKTTKSQDKTEALVSLGQAGATKYNYDTPGPEILETFPNNFPGRPYIISIEFPEYTSLCPVTGQPDFATIIVEYIPDELCVESKSFKLYMGAYRNHQSFMETITNNILDHFVGRLSPLWMRVKGIFSPRGGTGLHVFAEHYNKESAQYEEVRETVREWKMESGRHSA, from the coding sequence GTGAAAACAACAAAAAGTCAGGACAAGACCGAAGCTCTTGTCTCCCTCGGTCAGGCCGGTGCTACAAAGTACAATTATGATACTCCGGGTCCTGAAATTCTTGAGACTTTCCCGAATAATTTTCCGGGCAGGCCTTACATCATCAGCATTGAATTCCCGGAGTATACTTCCCTTTGTCCGGTAACCGGGCAGCCGGATTTCGCCACTATTATAGTGGAATACATCCCCGATGAACTCTGTGTGGAATCCAAGAGTTTCAAACTTTACATGGGGGCCTACCGCAACCACCAGTCCTTCATGGAAACTATCACCAACAATATTCTCGACCATTTCGTGGGTCGCCTTTCTCCACTATGGATGAGGGTCAAAGGGATTTTCTCTCCTCGTGGCGGTACCGGGCTGCACGTTTTTGCTGAGCATTATAATAAAGAGAGTGCTCAGTATGAAGAGGTTCGGGAAACTGTCCGTGAATGGAAAATGGAATCCGGTAGACATTCGGCCTAG
- a CDS encoding ArsR family transcriptional regulator, whose product MTANIETKSKVFKALGHPSRLAIVEALCEGELCVCDIVPIVGRDISTVSKHLSLLKDAGVLKDSKRGTNVYYSLAMDCVPGFLSCLENFFALKFEEQARAYAANSIKKM is encoded by the coding sequence ATGACAGCGAATATCGAGACCAAATCGAAAGTGTTTAAGGCATTGGGCCATCCCAGCAGGCTTGCCATTGTGGAAGCTCTTTGTGAAGGCGAGCTTTGCGTCTGTGATATTGTCCCTATTGTGGGGCGGGATATTTCCACCGTGTCCAAGCATCTTTCTTTACTTAAGGATGCCGGGGTGCTCAAAGACAGTAAGCGCGGTACTAACGTGTATTATAGTCTGGCCATGGATTGTGTCCCGGGGTTTCTGAGCTGTCTTGAAAATTTCTTCGCTTTAAAATTTGAGGAACAGGCCAGAGCCTACGCCGCAAATTCCATAAAGAAAATGTAA
- a CDS encoding permease, protein MEELNIKPCACSSEPKKLEPLGMSPESEASVEEPKSATLPIKGNALWAVMAGGLLLWYALYSQLLPFSKYAAFDLFGLTPGSHLGEAIQFFIYDTPKVLMLLVLVVFGIGIIRSYVTVEWTRKVLAGKRESVGNVLAALLGVVTPFCSCSAVPLFIGFVAGGVPLGVTFSFLISAPMVNEVALVLLYGLMGWKVATLYFITGISIAVVAGWVIGRLGMEKHVEGWVKLASADNNGPQSGMSVEDRVAFGIDSVKDIVGKVWFYVVLGIAAGAAIHGYVPEDMMASIMGKGVWWAVPVSVLLGIPMYTNAAGVIPIVDALLGKGAALGTVLAFMMSVIALSFPEIVILRKVLKPKLIAVFVSVVACGILVVGYLFNMII, encoded by the coding sequence GTGGAAGAACTAAATATTAAACCTTGTGCCTGTTCATCTGAACCCAAAAAATTGGAACCTCTGGGCATGAGTCCCGAATCGGAAGCCTCTGTAGAAGAGCCTAAATCCGCCACTCTGCCCATAAAAGGCAATGCTCTGTGGGCGGTAATGGCCGGGGGGCTGCTGCTTTGGTACGCGCTTTATTCACAGCTGCTGCCTTTTTCCAAATATGCGGCTTTTGATCTTTTCGGCCTTACTCCGGGCAGTCATCTTGGGGAGGCTATACAGTTTTTCATCTACGATACACCCAAGGTCTTGATGCTGCTGGTGCTGGTGGTCTTCGGTATCGGTATTATCCGTTCCTATGTGACAGTTGAGTGGACCCGCAAGGTTCTGGCCGGGAAGCGAGAATCTGTGGGTAATGTTCTGGCTGCCCTGCTCGGCGTGGTTACCCCGTTTTGTTCCTGTTCCGCAGTACCGCTTTTCATCGGTTTTGTGGCCGGGGGAGTTCCGCTGGGCGTTACCTTTTCCTTTCTTATTTCAGCCCCCATGGTTAATGAAGTGGCATTGGTGCTGCTTTACGGACTCATGGGCTGGAAGGTCGCGACTCTGTATTTCATTACCGGAATTTCCATTGCCGTTGTGGCCGGATGGGTTATCGGGCGGCTCGGCATGGAGAAGCATGTGGAAGGCTGGGTCAAGCTGGCCAGCGCAGATAACAATGGTCCGCAGTCCGGCATGAGTGTTGAGGACCGGGTGGCTTTCGGCATTGATTCGGTTAAGGATATTGTGGGCAAGGTCTGGTTTTATGTTGTGCTCGGTATTGCTGCCGGTGCAGCAATCCATGGATATGTTCCTGAAGATATGATGGCTTCCATTATGGGTAAGGGTGTCTGGTGGGCGGTTCCCGTTTCAGTGTTGCTGGGTATTCCCATGTACACCAATGCCGCCGGGGTTATTCCCATCGTTGATGCATTGCTTGGCAAAGGGGCTGCCCTTGGAACCGTGCTGGCCTTTATGATGAGTGTAATCGCTCTGTCTTTTCCTGAAATCGTCATCCTGCGCAAGGTGCTCAAGCCCAAGTTGATTGCAGTTTTTGTCAGTGTTGTTGCCTGTGGTATCCTTGTTGTGGGCTATCTGTTCAATATGATTATTTAA